In a genomic window of Hippoglossus stenolepis isolate QCI-W04-F060 chromosome 17, HSTE1.2, whole genome shotgun sequence:
- the LOC118124936 gene encoding gap junction beta-4 protein, with protein MNWSALEALLSGVNKYSTVFGRIWLSMVFVFRVMVFVVAAQRVWGDESKDFVCNTAQPGCTNVCYDSIFPISHIRLWALQLIFVTCPSLMVVGHVKYREKKDTQYTTTHKGNHLYANPGKKRGGLWWTYLVSLIFKAGFDAGFLYILYYVYHGYDMPRLSKCSLEPCPNTVDCYISRPTEKKIFTIFMVVSSAVCVLMCICEMIYLICKRFQKILRRKAESDRRMFTQNHEMVPLAAPRSVFRSRSSIRVDPTISVQNLSNIKAEESIEKK; from the exons atgaaCTGGTCTGCTCTGGAGGCCCTCCTCAGCGGGGTCAACAAATACTCCACTGTGTTCGGCCGCATCTGGCTGTCCATGGTCTTCGTTTTCAGGGTGATGGTGTTTGTGGTGGCCGCGCAGCGTGTGTGGGGTGATGAGAGTAAGGACTTTGTATGTAACACGGCCCAGCCGGGCTGCACCAACGTGTGCTACGACTCCATCTTTCCCATCTCCCACATCCGCCTGTGGGCCCTGCAGCTTATTTTTGTCACCTGCCCATCGCTGATGGTGGTCGGCCACGTGAAGTATCGGGAGAAGAAGGACACGCAGTACACCACCACACACAAGGGCAACCATCTCTATGCCAACCCTGGGAAGAAACGTGGAGGGCTGTGGTGGACCTACCTG GTGAGTCTGATTTTCAAAGCAGGCTTTGACGCCGGCTTCCTCTACATCCTGTACTACGTCTACCATGGTTACGACATGCCCCGCCTGTCCAAGTGCTCCCTGGAGCCATGCCCCAACACGGTGGACTGCTACATATCCCGCCCCACCGAGAAGAAGATCTTCACCATCTTCATGGTGGTCTCCTCTGCCGTCTGCGTCTTAATGTGCATCTGCGAGATGATTTACCTCATCTGCAAACGCTTTCAGAAGATCCTCAGGAGGAAGGCGGAGTCTGACAGGAGGATGTTCACCCAGAATCACGAGATGGTGCCGCTGGCAGCGCCCAGGTCAGTGTTCAGGTCCAGATCATCAATCAGAGTGGATCCTACGATATCTGTCCAGAACCTTAGTAACATCAAGGCTGAGGAGTCAATTGAGAAAAAATAA
- the pef1 gene encoding peflin produces MSFHYGQGYPGGGNPPPSAPYGGGRGPYGSPQSSPYGGAAGQPGGHYGGGGVPGHGGQYGHGQGGAPSGHYGAYGGQQHHGAPYGHQAPAGNMPPGINPEAYQWFQTVDTDRSGFINPKELKQALVNSNWSAFNDETCLLMINMFDKTRSGRIDLFGFSALWEFMQRWRALFQQYDRDRSGNISGTELHQALAQMGYNLSPQFSETLVQRFTLRGARPGIQLDRFIQVCTQLQSMTQVFRERDTTMTGNVRLNYEDFLSGAMTRLM; encoded by the exons ATGAGTTTCCACTACGGCCAG GGCTATCCAGGAGGGGGCAACCCACCACCAAGTGCTCCATATGGTGGTGGCCGCGGTCCCTATGGGTCTCCCCAATCATCTCCATACGGAGGTGCTGCAGGTCAACCAGGAGGTCATTATGGCGGCGGTGGAGTCCCAGGTCATGGAGGGCAATATGGGCATGGACAAGGCGGTGCCCCCAGTGGGCATTATGGGGCTTACGGGGGACAGCAGCATCATGGAGCACCTTACGGCCACCAGGCTCCTGCAG GTAACATGCCTCCTGGCATTAACCCAGAGGCATACCAGTGGTTCCAGACTGTTGACACGGACCGCAGCGGCTTCATCAACCCAAAGGAGCTGAAGCAGGCGCTCGTCAACTCCAACTGGTCGGCTTTTAATGACGAGACCTGCCTCCTGATGATCA ACATGTTTGACAAGACCCGGTCAGGTCGAATTGACCTGTTTGGCTTCTCAGCGCTGTGGGAATTCATGCAGCGGTGGAGGGCGTTGTTTCAGCAGTATGACAGAGACCGCTCAGGGAACATCAGTGGCACGGAGCTACACCAAG cccTCGCTCAGATGGGCTACAACCTCAGTCCCCAGTTTTCCGAGACGCTGGTGCAGCGCTTCACCCTGCGGGGCGCGCGACCTGGCATCCAGCTGGACCGCTTCATCCAGGTGTGCACCCAGCTGCAGAGCATGACGCAGGTCTTCAGGGAGAGGGACACGACCATGACGGGCAACGTCCGACTCAACTACGAGGATTTCCTCTCCGGGGCCATGACCAGGCTCATGTGA